The DNA segment GCAGACGCCATAGCACGATGGCCAACAGTACGACGCTCACCGCTGATAACACGGCAACCAGAATCGGATGCGTCGAGAATACATGCCACAGACGTTCCCACCACGGCAGATGACCCACGTAGTAAACATCGCCCACGCGCAGGCTGTTCACACCAGACTCACGGATGACTACAACAGAACCTGACATTGAGGCTTTCTTACCGCTGTCGATCATCGCGTCATTAAGCAGGCTATAGCCACGTGGGCTGTCTGCCAGCAAAGCAACAATGCTACGCTGATCGTGATACGGAGACTGGAAACCAATCACCGCGGCCATGGCACCTTCAGAGCGAATGGTGGTCTGCGAGTCAGGCTTCATTGCGGAAGCTTCTGGCATGATGGTGTCGAGATTTGGTCGACGCATCGGCATTTTGATCCAGCTTTCCGTTGCATCCACCAGCAGATCGATTTTGTCATCCTGTTTGAGTGCATCAGGAATTGAGCCAATTAACAGCACATCGGTATCTTTATCTTTTACCTGTGCCCAATCATCGGTCAGCGATACATTCAGCGCAGGGAAACCGGTTTGAGCACCAATGCTGCCCAATGCGTTTAGCATGGCCGTGACTTGAGCCGGCGTAGATTGTTTACCCACAACCACTTCAGTTTCTGACAAATCGGCTAAGCGACTGAACGGGAACCCGGCGTTGGCGAACGAACGTAAATCCGGCATCGCCATAAAATGACGATAGCCTGAGAAGTCGATGGTTGAAGTGCCATCAATCGCCACCGTGTTAGGGACTGGCTGTGAGGTCACACAGTTATCCACTGACCCGCCGGAAATGGGATTCGCGTAGTCAAAATCAAAGCGCAGCTGGTTACTGGCACCCAGTTTCAAGGCCGGAATAGCCACATCAGTATTTTTATCAATCAATCCTTGGAACAGCGGCAAGCGCATCAACAATGCACCTTTATCGTGCTCAGGCACCAAATTGAACGATTGGATAAACTGATTGTTTAGGCTGATCCGCATGCGGGAACCGTCTTCGCTCGCAGGCGACGTATAACGGTACTTCATACGCATATCAATGCCGGTACTGCGGATCAAGAACAGGTCTGGCGGCAGGTTTAGCGTCACGCTAATCGGCGACGGCTCTAAACCTGTCGATTGCAACTGCTCTGCATAGGTCTGTAGCTCGGAGAACGTCATTGGGCGGTCGGTACGTACCCAGTTTGGCGCATCGTATGGCACGCGAGGTGCCAGCGTTTTAACGCCTTCGACCTCAACGCTGTCACCACGGAACAGAATGTTGCCCTGCGCAATACCGCGCACCGCCGTCATCAGGTCTTTATCATCACGACCCAACACCAGCAGCAATTTCACATACGGGTTATCTGGGCGACTGATCATCTCAACCACAGGCCCATTCACAGCCGGATAATCGCGCAGGAAATCAGGGCGCTTATCGTTGGTCGCAAATACTACGCCGTGTTTTTCCGGCAGTTGGTTAAACAGAACAGGGAAGTTTTGCCCACGCCATTGCGCTTTGCTACCAAACCAAGATGCCAGCACGCCCGCAGCGCGTTGTTCTGACAAGTTAGGCTGACCGGCAAAGACGATAGGCAGCGTTAGCGCACTATAATCGCGAGCATCAAAGAAAGGCTCAGGGAAATGCGACAAATCATTTTTCAGCGGCAACCCTTGGTAGGTCAGGCTGATGGAGCTGTTTTTGCCCACGTCTAGCCAGAGTGCGGTACTCGCTGGATTCTCACAAACGGCACGATAGTGACCAACAAACTCCAGACGAACGCGGTTAAAATCGCTGATGTAGCGAGAATCAATCGGTACCTGTGCGCTGTTTTTCTTACCCAACTGCTCTTTCGCAATCGGCAACACGCCCATGAGTTCATCGTTAAGAAAAACTTTTACCTGAGACTCCACGGGGAATAGCGCGGGCGACGGCGTAAACTCTAAGTTCAGCATCGCATTCGATACCACTTCATCGCTACGCACGCCAAACTCAAACTGTCCGGTAGGATCAACGCCGCGCAAATGCATACTGCCCGGTGCCGGTGCAATCTTAGCGAAGGTTAAGTTAACGTCACGCGTCGGGATCCCAACGACCTGAGGTGCTGGCGCGGCGGGATCGGTCAATGCGGTCGTAGCGGCATTTGTTGTCGCCACATTCTCTGGTTCGGTTACAGGAGACACCGGCTCAGCATGCACCAAAGTGCTAATACCCAATGCCACAGCAGTTAGCCAAAATATTTTTTTATTCATCGCATTATCATCATGTTGAGCCAATGTCTGATTCACCACTTTACTCTTCGTATCTCATCGCACAGAGTCTCCGCTGCGCCTTGAAATCGATGAATAAAGAAAAGTCCCGAAACGCTTATTATTTTTCCTGCCTACTTAAGCTCTGCTCACCCCGCGTGGAATAAACGAAACCGTCCACGCAACCAGAGTGGTAAATCCAACAAACACACTACGTAAAATCGGCGGTGCGTAGTCGGCAAGGCTTTGGTATCCACGGAAACCGAGTTTCAAAATATCCACCAAACTCTCTACCGGTTTGTCTTCTGCAAAACTGTCTTGCCACAGCGCCCAAGTATCTGCGCGGGCAAACGTACACTGAATAAACTCAATGTGCTGGGCTACGCTCATGTTATCCATACGCAAACCGGCTTTTTGTCCGAAGACTCGCGTAACCTTAGCTGGGAAGGAATATTCCTGCTGTCCACGCTTTAGCATCAGCGTGATGTTCTCACCATCCTGCAACACATTGCCTGAGCGTAGCTCAATTCCCACGCCGCCATCAGAATAGTCACGCAGCGTACAAGGGAAAATATGGCCGTCTTTTCGCGCAATTGCCGCAGGCATCGCAATTTCGACACGGTGAGACTGACGAACCTGCTTAGTTTCAACCGATACCGCCACGGCACCGCCTAAAATGACCATGTTGTAGAACACCCACACCATACTCATCGCCACCGTCCAGATCTCATCTTCTGGCCCGAATGACATGCGCCAAATTCCCAGAATCAGCCCGGCAAAGTTCAGCAGAACCAAAATCAGATACGGACGGGTAATTACCCAGTCGACGTGCTGATGCTCAACCAAGCCACCTTTGGCAGTCACGTTAAATTTCCCTTTATGCGGATTAAATAACGCCACCGTAGTAGGACGTGCGATGTACCACGCCAGCACCGTTTCGTAGATTTCACTCCAAAACGAATGGCGGTATTTGCCTTGGATTTTTGAGTTGGTGAGGCTGGAATGCACAATGTGTGGGATAACATACAAAGCGATAGCCAGCGCCGGAGCAAAAATGATGTAGGCGTGCATCAGCAAGAACGCCAACGGCGCGGTTAAGAAAATAAGCCGCGGGATACCCGATAAGAAATGCAGCATGGCGTTGGCATAACAAATACGCTGCGCCAGCTTCAAGCCTTTGCCAAACAGCGGGTTATCCAAACGGAAAATCTGCACCATGCCGCGCGCCCAGCGAATACGCTGACCAATATGCGCCGACAAACTCTCCGTGGCTAAACCCGCCGCCTGTGGAATTCGAATATAGGCCGACGTCCATCCACGGCGGTGTAAACGCAAAGAGGTATGCGCATCTTCCGTCACGGTTTCAACGGCGATCCCGCCCACTTCGTCCAGCGCAGTACGTCGCAATACGGCACAAGAACCGCAGAAGAAGGTCGCATCCCACATATCGTTGCCGTCTTGCAGCAAACCATAGAACAAAGTGCCTTCATTCGGCGTGCGGCGGAAACGACCAAGGTTACGTTCAAAAGGATCGGGGGAGAAAAAGTGGTGCGGCGTCTGCATCATGCCGAGCTTTTTGTCTTTAAAGAACCAGCCCAGCGTTAACTGTAGGAATGAACGCGTTGGCACGTGGTCACAGTCAAAAATCGCTACAAATTCGCCGGTCGCCTGCTTCAGGGCGTTATTGATATTCCCCGCTTTTGCATGTTCATGCGTTGTACGAGCAATATATTTAACCCCTACCGTCTCCGCAAATTCACGAAACTCTTCGCGGCCACCGTCATCCAACAACCAGATATTCAGTTTTTCTTTCGGCCAGTCAATGCCCAACGCCGCGTAGATCGTTGGTTTAACTACGCTCATATCTTCGTTGTAGGTTGGCACCATGATATCGATAGTTGGCCACGACTTAACGTCTTCCGGCATCGGTGCTGGCTGGCGATTAAGCGGCCAAATGGTTTGGAAATACCCCAGAACCAACACTACCCACGCATAGGTTTCTGCGGCAAGCAGCAGCAACCCACAGATTAAACTGACCGGATCGTCCCAGTTTAGCGTTGAGGTATAGCGCCACCAGATATAACGACAAGAAACCGTTAACGACAGCACGATCATCATCAGAGAGGAGAAGCGCCCTGGAATACGCCGCACCACCATGGCAATACCCCACAGCAGCAGTACGAAAACAAACTGGGAACTTAAATCAAACGGCTGGGAGATACATAACAGCGCGAGGATGGTAGAGAAAACGCACATCACGCCTAAAATAATACGCCGAACGCCCTGCCCTAAACGGTTAAAGGCCTCTTCAGACTCTTCCGCACCGTGTTCCTGTACTTTATCAGGCAGACTTTTCAGCCAGCCATGATAGCGATTGTGCAAACCTTTAAAACGCTCACCTAAGCCATAATTTTTTACCGAGCGATGCGCGGAGAACACGATCAACCACAGGGACTGAATGGCATAACGAACGATATCTAACGGGCGTGGGCGCTGTGCATCAATATGGGGAAAAAGCGTGGTTTGCTGGCTACGGATCTGCTGCCAGCGCGGGGATTCCAGTTTTAGAAATAACCAGGCCATGGACAACCAAAAACACCCCAGCGCCGCGCCTAAAGGGGAGGCCTCGTTATACTGGCGGTATTGACGATAGCGATCGGCCAACGCCTGACGCGCTGGCGTCATTAGAAACAGATCGAGTATCCACCTCATAACGCCGACCCATCAGCAACGTTGCCATCGGCATCAAAATGCAGCAAACACCAATTAGCCAACGTCATAATTTCTTCGGTTGCCAGCGAGTGCGGATAATACTCGCCCACCGGTTGCTTGGCG comes from the Hafnia alvei genome and includes:
- the bcsB gene encoding cellulose biosynthesis cyclic di-GMP-binding regulatory protein BcsB; translated protein: MNKKIFWLTAVALGISTLVHAEPVSPVTEPENVATTNAATTALTDPAAPAPQVVGIPTRDVNLTFAKIAPAPGSMHLRGVDPTGQFEFGVRSDEVVSNAMLNLEFTPSPALFPVESQVKVFLNDELMGVLPIAKEQLGKKNSAQVPIDSRYISDFNRVRLEFVGHYRAVCENPASTALWLDVGKNSSISLTYQGLPLKNDLSHFPEPFFDARDYSALTLPIVFAGQPNLSEQRAAGVLASWFGSKAQWRGQNFPVLFNQLPEKHGVVFATNDKRPDFLRDYPAVNGPVVEMISRPDNPYVKLLLVLGRDDKDLMTAVRGIAQGNILFRGDSVEVEGVKTLAPRVPYDAPNWVRTDRPMTFSELQTYAEQLQSTGLEPSPISVTLNLPPDLFLIRSTGIDMRMKYRYTSPASEDGSRMRISLNNQFIQSFNLVPEHDKGALLMRLPLFQGLIDKNTDVAIPALKLGASNQLRFDFDYANPISGGSVDNCVTSQPVPNTVAIDGTSTIDFSGYRHFMAMPDLRSFANAGFPFSRLADLSETEVVVGKQSTPAQVTAMLNALGSIGAQTGFPALNVSLTDDWAQVKDKDTDVLLIGSIPDALKQDDKIDLLVDATESWIKMPMRRPNLDTIMPEASAMKPDSQTTIRSEGAMAAVIGFQSPYHDQRSIVALLADSPRGYSLLNDAMIDSGKKASMSGSVVVIRESGVNSLRVGDVYYVGHLPWWERLWHVFSTHPILVAVLSAVSVVLLAIVLWRLLRILRRRRLSPDERD
- the bcsA gene encoding UDP-forming cellulose synthase catalytic subunit yields the protein MRWILDLFLMTPARQALADRYRQYRQYNEASPLGAALGCFWLSMAWLFLKLESPRWQQIRSQQTTLFPHIDAQRPRPLDIVRYAIQSLWLIVFSAHRSVKNYGLGERFKGLHNRYHGWLKSLPDKVQEHGAEESEEAFNRLGQGVRRIILGVMCVFSTILALLCISQPFDLSSQFVFVLLLWGIAMVVRRIPGRFSSLMMIVLSLTVSCRYIWWRYTSTLNWDDPVSLICGLLLLAAETYAWVVLVLGYFQTIWPLNRQPAPMPEDVKSWPTIDIMVPTYNEDMSVVKPTIYAALGIDWPKEKLNIWLLDDGGREEFREFAETVGVKYIARTTHEHAKAGNINNALKQATGEFVAIFDCDHVPTRSFLQLTLGWFFKDKKLGMMQTPHHFFSPDPFERNLGRFRRTPNEGTLFYGLLQDGNDMWDATFFCGSCAVLRRTALDEVGGIAVETVTEDAHTSLRLHRRGWTSAYIRIPQAAGLATESLSAHIGQRIRWARGMVQIFRLDNPLFGKGLKLAQRICYANAMLHFLSGIPRLIFLTAPLAFLLMHAYIIFAPALAIALYVIPHIVHSSLTNSKIQGKYRHSFWSEIYETVLAWYIARPTTVALFNPHKGKFNVTAKGGLVEHQHVDWVITRPYLILVLLNFAGLILGIWRMSFGPEDEIWTVAMSMVWVFYNMVILGGAVAVSVETKQVRQSHRVEIAMPAAIARKDGHIFPCTLRDYSDGGVGIELRSGNVLQDGENITLMLKRGQQEYSFPAKVTRVFGQKAGLRMDNMSVAQHIEFIQCTFARADTWALWQDSFAEDKPVESLVDILKLGFRGYQSLADYAPPILRSVFVGFTTLVAWTVSFIPRGVSRA